CAGCCCCGACACCGGAGCTGGTCCGGATCGGGCGCGAGCACGGGCTGCCCGTCATCGAGGACTTCGGCAGCGGAAACCTGCTGCGGCTCGGGGCGTACGGACTTCCTGACGAGCCCACGGTCTCCGACAGCCTCGCGAGCGGCGTGGATCTCTCCATCTTCTCGGGCGACAAGCTGCTCGGCGGGCCGCAAGCGGGAATTCTGGTGGGGAAACCCGACCGGATCGACGCCTGTCGCAGCAACCCGATGGCGCGCGCTCTTCGCGTGGACAAACTCGTCTACGCCGCGCTCGAGGCGACACTCGCATCTCACCTGCGAGAGCACGCCGTCGAGGAGATCCCGGTCTTGCAGATGCTCGCACTGCCCGCCGAGGTCGTCCGCAAGCGGGCCTCTGCGCTCGTCGAACGGCTGGCGGACGCGAGCTCGCTGTCTCTCACCGTTCACGAGTCGGTGTCGCGTGTCGGCGGTGGGGCCGCCGCCGATGCCGAGATTCCGACCTACGTCGTGTCCCTGGAAATGCCAGGAACGTCGTCCGACGCGATCCTCGAAGCGCTTCGCCGTCACGCTCCCCCGATCATCGCTCGAATCTCCGAAGACCGAGTGCTCTTCGACCTGCGCACCCTCCTGCCCGTCGAGGACGCCATTTTGGAAGAGGCGCTCAGAGGTCTAGAACAAAGCCGCGGTGGCTCGGGAAGCCAGGCGGATCGATAGCTCCGGCGCGACGCCGAGGAACAGGACGGCCACCAGGCCGACGGGAAGGGCGAATCGGCTGAACGGGGGCAATTCCGCTCGGCGCACGAACCGCACACAGCCGAGACCAAGAGCCGTCGTCGCAACCAGGGCAAAGGCTGCGCTCATCACGTGCCCTGCGGCGAGAACGCTGCTGGCGGCCACGAGCTTGAATGCGAAGCCGGGAAACGGCGGAAAGGAAAATGCGGCAAAGGCCCCGAGCCCGAGCAGAGCCCGGTCGCGCGCGAGGGCGGCGGCGAACAGCGCGACTCCGCTCGTGCCGAGCTGGAGCAAGACGGCTTCACGTCCGTGAGGCCCTCCCAGGACGAACAGACCGAGGTAGCCGAGCTGGGAAACGGCGAGCCAGGCGACGAAATCGCGGCGGCTCCTCGACCGCCACACTCCGATGGCGCCCGCGGCGAGTGACGAGATTGCGAGCATCGAGTGAAAAGCATCGACGCCCACCAGATCGGGCTTCCACGCCGTCACCCGAAGCATGAGCGAAACCACGACCGAAAGCGAGCCGAAAGAGAAAAAGACTCCTTCGGTGAGCTCCCGTTCCCTTTGCAGAAGGGCCGCCCGCTGGACGGCGAGCCAGGTCGCCACCGTTCCAACACCCAATAGAATCCAGCCGACCGGGGCCGACACCGAAACAACCGCCAGGTCCGTCCCGCCGAGAAAGGGAATGGAAGCGATCGCGACGCAGGCGCCCACGAGCGCCCAGCGCGTCACGACGAGGCCCGCACCCGAGAACGCGATCACGAAGGCGAGCACGTCGCGGGTCGATACGGCCACGACCATCAAGGCCGCCGCGAGGTAAAGCCGGAACGATGCCTTCGGAAGGCTCACGCCCGCGAGCACCAGCGCCGTTAGAAAGAGGCTGAACGGATCGCCATCGAGCGTGCCCGTATGCTTCAAGGCCTCCCCCTGCCACCAGAGCCAAAGGACGCCGAGCAGTGCCGTAATCGGAAGGACTCGCTGCATCAAGGTTCCTCCGATGTCACGCGCGCGTGGATGATTTTTCCCGTGGAGTCGGACAGCATCACCGAGAGAGCCGGCCGACTCAAGACGAGCGCCAGCCAGAGACCGACGAGGAGAACCAGCGGGGCCCGTCCGCTGAACGGCATCTCGGGCTGTCGGAACTGTCGGGAACGAGCTCGAAGGAACCGAAGCACCCACCACCCATATGCTAGCCCCGCCACGACCAGGAGCTCCCGAGGGAGTGCCCGCACGAGCCCTGAAGCGCCGGGAGGGACGAGGATCACCACGCCGCCCAGAAAGGCCTCGAGACGGGTTCTGGCCGGCCAGCACAAAGCCAGAGTCGCGAGCGCCAGCACCAGGTGAATCATCTCGATTTGGGCCGCATCGACTCCCGAGGAGCGCAATGAGAACATTCCAAGCAGCACGAGCCCGTGATACCCGTGGACCATCCGGGTTCGCGGTGAAAGGCCCGCGGATGCGATCCCCAGGAGGCCGAGAGCAAACATCAACGGGGCGTACTCTGAGGCACCCACGGGGAAGACGCACGAGACCAGCCGCAAGAGCAGGTACGTGGGGACGACCCAGTAGCCCGCGAGAGACAAGCTCGACTCTTTCGTGAAGCTTCCGAACATCATGATGACCGGCCCCGCCGCACCCAGCAAGAAAGCCCGTCCAGCGAAACTCGGAAAAGCCACGAGTGATTCGAAACGATCGATGGAGCTCGTCGGAAAGCCGGTCTGCGCCTCCGCGAGCTGGTAACAGAGAACGAGGAAGCCCGAGAGCAGAGCGAATCCAACCCATTGGATCGAAAAAAAACCGCGGCCTTCCCGTACCATGAGGCACGTCATTGCGATTCCGAGAAAGACCAGAAGCAGCAGTGCGTCTCGGGCGCAAAGGAGCCCCAGCAGGGCCGACTGGATCCACAAGACGAGGGTCGCAGTCTTTCGGTCGAGGGGCTCGAGGGCGAGCGCAAGAAGGGCGAGCAGGGAGATCAGGACGGAGAGGAGGCCGCTCAATCCGTCCATGGCGAGCTCGTAAGAGGCGCCAATCGAAGGGATCCACGGGTGAGTCACCCGCGCCGGCCCCAGTACGGCGATCGCTATCGGTGCGGCCGCGGCCGCGAAGCGAATCCCTCTTCCGACTCGCTCACCGGACAGAAGGGAGAGGACGCTGCCGGCAGCTGGGACCCAAACGAGAAGGCTCAGCAAAGGAGGGGAAATAGGCCAGAAACGAGGTGGCACGCCTCGTCAGGGCGGCCGCGCCCCGGACACTTGACATCTCGGCCCGGTCGAGCCGAGAATAAGGGGTGGACCCTTAAGTCCAATGCTGAGTATCTCCTACGTCGCGTCGACCCCATGATTACCGGTTTCAACACTGACGTTCCGTACAACGGCGAAGTCTACCATGTCCAAACGGAGGACAAAGGGAAGGACAACCCCATGGTGGAGTCGCTCATCTACAAAGGTGGCGAGATTCTCGGAGCCAAACGCACGGCCTACTCCCTGTTTCTGCAAAATGGCTACGACGAGGGGAAAATCATCAAGGTCATGGAAGACCAGCACCGGGGCATCATCCGTGACATCAAGGCGGGGCGATACGACAAGTCGAGAGACGAGCTCCTGGGCGACGAGACGGCGCAAGCCGATCAGAGCCTCGATCAGGTCATCCTCAACTATCTCGCCGCCAACAAGAAGGAGGGAGCGTAGCCAACCGATGCGGATTCGGCTCAACGGCGAGCACCGTGAACTGCCCGAATCCATATCGGTGGCGAGGCTTCTCGACGACCTCGAGCTCGATCGTGACCGAGTCGCCGTCGAGCTGAACCGCCGCATCCTGAGCCGCGCCGAGCACGACGCAGTGAAACTCTCGGACAACGACGAAATGGAGATCGTGACCTTCGTCGGTGGCGGCTGAGCGCCGTTCGCGGTAAGCTTGCGGCATGCTCGCTCTGGCCGGACGAACGTTCCGGTCCCGGCTCATTCTCGGCACCGGAAAGTACGACGATTTCCAGCTGATGCGGAGCTGCCACGAGGCCTCGGGCACCGAGATGGTCACCGTCGCGGTCAGGCGGGTCGATCTGAAGGACCGCTCCAAGGAATCGTTGCTCGATTACATCGATCGGAAGCGATTCACGCTGCTTCCCAACACCGCGGGCTGCTACACTGCCGAGGACGCCGTCCGCACCGCGCGGCTCGGCAGAGAGGCGGGTCTGTCACACTGGGTCAAGCTCGAGGTCATTGGCGACGAGAAGACCTTGTTTCCCGACACCGCGGCACTCGTCGAGGCCGCACGAACGCTCGTTCGCGAGGGATTCGTCGTCCTTCCCTACACGAATGACGATGTCGTGGTCGCCAAGAAGCTCGAAGACGTCGGCGTGACCGCGATCATGCCGCTTGGCGCACCCATCGGCTCGGGCCTCGGCATCCAGAACCCCGCTAACCTCGAGTTGATGAA
This Vicinamibacteria bacterium DNA region includes the following protein-coding sequences:
- the selA gene encoding L-seryl-tRNA(Sec) selenium transferase, whose product is MELRRIPSVEKLLARDGFTALIDLYGRTGVVAATREVLEALRRDLALGMTEEQLEAALDDIEAAIDERLERSVRPSLGRALNATGVLIHTNLGRAPLSPAARRAIAEVAMSYSNLELNLENGSRGSRHQHAAHLLSRLFPGTKALVVNNAAAAVMLSLNTFSLGKEVVISRGELVEIGGSFRIPEILERSGARLREVGTTNKTRLSDYEKAIGSKTGAILRVHPSNFRIVGFTESAPTPELVRIGREHGLPVIEDFGSGNLLRLGAYGLPDEPTVSDSLASGVDLSIFSGDKLLGGPQAGILVGKPDRIDACRSNPMARALRVDKLVYAALEATLASHLREHAVEEIPVLQMLALPAEVVRKRASALVERLADASSLSLTVHESVSRVGGGAAADAEIPTYVVSLEMPGTSSDAILEALRRHAPPIIARISEDRVLFDLRTLLPVEDAILEEALRGLEQSRGGSGSQADR
- the thiS gene encoding sulfur carrier protein ThiS; its protein translation is MRIRLNGEHRELPESISVARLLDDLELDRDRVAVELNRRILSRAEHDAVKLSDNDEMEIVTFVGGG
- a CDS encoding thiazole synthase; amino-acid sequence: MLALAGRTFRSRLILGTGKYDDFQLMRSCHEASGTEMVTVAVRRVDLKDRSKESLLDYIDRKRFTLLPNTAGCYTAEDAVRTARLGREAGLSHWVKLEVIGDEKTLFPDTAALVEAARTLVREGFVVLPYTNDDVVVAKKLEDVGVTAIMPLGAPIGSGLGIQNPANLELMKEAISIPMIVDAGVGTASDATVAMELGADGVLMNTAIAEARNPVRMAEAMKLAVESGRLAYEAGRMPRRRYASASSPTEGIVSSEARL